GGCCGTGCGGAGGCATGGACACCGGTGGAGCTGCGGCACCTCCAATATTTCCTGGGCGTCGCCGAGGCCGGCAGCCTGTCGAAGGCTTCGACCGTGCTTGGCATTGCCCAGCCGGCCTTGAGCCGGGCCATCAGGCAGCTCGAGACCGAGGTGATGGCGCAACTGTTCTACCGCCATGGCCGCGGCATCCGGCTGACCGAAGAGGGCGCGCAATTCCAGGCGACCGTCGCGCCGCTGGTGCGCGACCTCCTGGCCGCCAAGGATGAGCTGAGAAACACCGCCAGCGTCATCTCCGGCGCCGTCTCCTTCGGCATGCCGCCGTCGATGAGCGCGGCCATCGGCTCGCGCCTGGTCGAGGTGTTCCTGGAGCGCCATCCGCAGGTCAAGCTGCAGATCATCGACGCCTTCTCCGGCTATGTGAACGAATGGCTGGTCTCGGGCCGTGTCGACATGGCGATCATCAACAATGCCCGGCGCTCGCCTTATGTCCGCATGGACCCGCTGATGACGGTGGACCTGTTCCACGTCGCCAGGCGCAGCATGGTCGACCGGCGCGAATGGGACGACGACACCATCCCCTTCGACCAGCTCGCCGCGGCGCCGCTGATCCTGCCCGGCCGGCATCACGGGCTCAGGCGCCAGCTCGACAGCGTGGCCCAGCAGCGCGGCGCCGAGCTCGAGGTGCTGGTCGAGATCGACGCGCTCGAGGCGCTGAAAGACCTGGTCCGGCGCGGCATCGCGCCAACAGTGCTGCCGCACGGCACGATCCTGAAGGAGGTCAATGACCCCGACCTGGTGGTGCGTCGGGTGGTCGATCCCGACGTCACCACGCAGTTCATGATCGCCTATTCGCTGCAGCGTCCGGCAACCCTCGCCATGCGCGAACTCGCCCGCATCCTGAAGGCGGAGATCCACGAGGCGATCGCCGCGGGGCGGATGATCGGCCGGATCTGAGGGGCGGCGGTCGAAGCCGCTGGATGCCCGCCGCTCTCGCCTCAGACGAACTGCACGGCGACGCCGCCGAGCGGGCCGAAATCGGCATGCAGGGTGTCGCCCTTGGCGGCCCAGACCGGCCGGGTGAACGAGCCTGACAGCATGAGATGGCCGGGTTCCAGCACGGTGCCGAAGCGGCCGACCTTGTTGGCGAGCCAGGCGATCGCCATGGCGGGATGGCCGAGCACGCCGGCGGCAATGCCGGTCTCCTCGATTTCCGAATTGCGGTAGAACACCGCGCCGACCCAGCGCAGGTCGACCGCATCGGGGCGGACCGGCCGGCCGCCAAGAACGATCCCGGCGGCGGCGCCGTTATCGGCCACCGTGTCGGTGATCTGGCGTGGGTTCTGCACCCGCGCGTCGATGATCTCGATCGACGGGATGACCCATTCGGTGGCGCGCAGCACGTCGACGAGGCCAATGCCCGGGCCTTTCAGCGGTTCCTTCAGGACGAAGGTCAGCTCCGGCTCGACCCTGGGCACGCAATAGTCGTCGAAGCGCACCTTGGCGCCGTCATTGAGCAGCATGCTGTCCAGCAGGTGGCCATAGTCCGGCTCGTCGATGCCGGAGGATTGCTGCATGGCCTTCGAGGTCAGGCCGATCTTGTGGCCGATCAGCTTCGCGCCGCCGGCGATCTTGCGCTCAGTGACCAGACTCGAAATGGCGTAGGAATCCTCAATCGCGAGCTCTGGCCAGGTCTTCGACAATTGCAGCGCGGGGGTGCGCGTCCGTTCGGCCTCGAGCAGGATTTCCACCGCCTTCTGGCGGTCGGTTTCGGACAGCATGGCTCGATCCTTGGAAAGCGGCTGGGAGAGGAAACGGGCAGGGCGCGTCAGAGCTTGACGCAGACGTTGCGCAGCTCGGTGTAGAACTCCATCGAATGGACGCCGCCCTCGCGGCCGATGCCCGATTGTTTGGAGCCGCCGAACGGCGTCCTGAGATCGCGCAGGAACCAGGAATTGACCCAGGCGATGCCGACATCGATGCGACCGGCGACCCGGTGGGCGCGGCTGAGATTCTCGGTCCAGATCGAGGTCGCCAGGCCATAGGGACTGTCATTGGCGGCCTCGATCGCCGCGTCCTCGTCGTCGAACGGCGCGATATGGCAGCAGGGGCCGAAGATCTCCTCGCGCACCACAGCCGAGGTCTCGGGCAATCCGGTCCAGATCGTCGGCTGGACGAAGAAGCCATGGTCATGCGGGCCGCCAAGGCGGGCCTGGCCGCCGCCGGTGACGACGGTGGCGCCTTCGGCCGCCGCCTTGGCGTAATAGGTGGTGACCTTGTCGCGGTGCTCGCGGCTGATCAGCGGCCCGAGCGTCGTCGCCTTGTCGAACGGGTCGCCCATCCGGAGGCTCTCGGCGCCGCTCTTCAGGCGGCCGACAAAAGCCTCGAAGATCGATCGCTCGACATAGACGCGCTCCGTACCGAGACAGACCTGGCCGCAATTGGCGAAGACCGAGCGCATCGTGCCTTCGATCGCCTTGTCGAGGTCGCAGTCGGCGAAGACCAGGGCGGCATTCTTGCCGCCGAGCTCGAGCGACACCGGCCGGACCCCGTCGGCCGCCGCCTTCATGATCGCGGTGCCGGTGCGTGTCTCGCCGGTGAAGGTGATGCCGTCGACGCCGGGATGGCGGGTGAGATATTCGCCGGCGCTGTCGGGGCCGTAACCGTGCACGACATTGTAGACACCGGGCGGCACGCCGGCTTCGTTCATGATCTCGCCGAGCAGCGTCGCCGTGGTCGGCGTTTCCTCCGAAGGCTTGACCACCACGGCATTGCCGCAGGCAAGTGCCGGCGCCACCTTCCAGGTCATCAGCAGCAAGGGCAGGTTCCACGGGCAGACGACCGCGATGACGCCGCGCGGCACGCGCAGCGCGTAGTTCAGCGCGCCGGTGCCATCGGGCGTCGGCAGGTGGAAGCTCTCAGTCGAAAGCGACACGACCTGGTCGGCGAAGACGTTGAAATTGGCCGCGCCGCGGGGAATGTCGATATGCGAGGCGAGCCCGACCGGCTTGCCGGTATCGAGCACTTCGGCGGTCAGGAAATCGTCGAAGTGGCGCATGATGCCGTCGGCCACCTTGCGCAGGATCGCCGCGCGCTCCGGCGCGCTCATCCGTCCCCAGGGGCCCTTGAGCGCCCGGCGGGCAGCCTTGACCGCGTCGTCGACCACGCCTGCATCGGCCTCGGCGACCAGATTGACGAGGCCGCCAGTCGCCGGATTGCGGTTCTCGAAGACTGGCCGCCCGGCGGCGA
This portion of the Phreatobacter stygius genome encodes:
- a CDS encoding 2-hydroxymuconic semialdehyde dehydrogenase, producing MNIAVSSHSRSSLAQLSHFIDGRFVAAGRPVFENRNPATGGLVNLVAEADAGVVDDAVKAARRALKGPWGRMSAPERAAILRKVADGIMRHFDDFLTAEVLDTGKPVGLASHIDIPRGAANFNVFADQVVSLSTESFHLPTPDGTGALNYALRVPRGVIAVVCPWNLPLLLMTWKVAPALACGNAVVVKPSEETPTTATLLGEIMNEAGVPPGVYNVVHGYGPDSAGEYLTRHPGVDGITFTGETRTGTAIMKAAADGVRPVSLELGGKNAALVFADCDLDKAIEGTMRSVFANCGQVCLGTERVYVERSIFEAFVGRLKSGAESLRMGDPFDKATTLGPLISREHRDKVTTYYAKAAAEGATVVTGGGQARLGGPHDHGFFVQPTIWTGLPETSAVVREEIFGPCCHIAPFDDEDAAIEAANDSPYGLATSIWTENLSRAHRVAGRIDVGIAWVNSWFLRDLRTPFGGSKQSGIGREGGVHSMEFYTELRNVCVKL
- the hpaH gene encoding 2-oxo-hept-4-ene-1,7-dioate hydratase, giving the protein MLSETDRQKAVEILLEAERTRTPALQLSKTWPELAIEDSYAISSLVTERKIAGGAKLIGHKIGLTSKAMQQSSGIDEPDYGHLLDSMLLNDGAKVRFDDYCVPRVEPELTFVLKEPLKGPGIGLVDVLRATEWVIPSIEIIDARVQNPRQITDTVADNGAAAGIVLGGRPVRPDAVDLRWVGAVFYRNSEIEETGIAAGVLGHPAMAIAWLANKVGRFGTVLEPGHLMLSGSFTRPVWAAKGDTLHADFGPLGGVAVQFV
- a CDS encoding LysR substrate-binding domain-containing protein, translated to MELRHLQYFLGVAEAGSLSKASTVLGIAQPALSRAIRQLETEVMAQLFYRHGRGIRLTEEGAQFQATVAPLVRDLLAAKDELRNTASVISGAVSFGMPPSMSAAIGSRLVEVFLERHPQVKLQIIDAFSGYVNEWLVSGRVDMAIINNARRSPYVRMDPLMTVDLFHVARRSMVDRREWDDDTIPFDQLAAAPLILPGRHHGLRRQLDSVAQQRGAELEVLVEIDALEALKDLVRRGIAPTVLPHGTILKEVNDPDLVVRRVVDPDVTTQFMIAYSLQRPATLAMRELARILKAEIHEAIAAGRMIGRI